A stretch of DNA from Anopheles nili chromosome 2, idAnoNiliSN_F5_01, whole genome shotgun sequence:
ggtgtccaagtACTTTCCCACAACCACTGTGTCGAGGTACGGAAGCACGTTGGGAAGGCGGTATAGCTTCCTCAACAAGGACCTTCAGACTGCTCAAGTGGGTGGTTCTGTGGGAGCTCTCAAACCAGCCCTCTCGAACTCCAGCCTACATCCGGCTACTTCCGGTAAGAGATTCCCagcaatgaaaaagaaaacctctcatcgtttcctttttcaatcaTAGCTCATATACCGCAAGCCCTTGATTTGGCGCAACCTCCACCTGAGCTTCTGGGATTTATTGAAAAGCAGGAAAGCTATATCGAGCAGTTGGAACGCGAGTCTCAATACTGCAGGGTGTGTGGAATCGTGCTTTAAAGTTATTTTTGTAGTGTATTTAACGAGCATTTGTATTACAGGAAGAGCTTTCGACATTGTTGAAGAAAGTGAAGGAGGTTGTGTCCGAAAATGAAGCCCTCACGGATCGGTCCCGTTCGAAGGCGCTTTATCAGCTCGATTCGTCCGAAAGCGAGGACGTCGATTACACGGATCGGAGCAAGGGAAAAGGACCCCTCTCGGGACCGAGCATCGTGTTTGAGTCACGCATCAGTGAGCTGGAGGCACAGCTGGCCCAATCACAGATCGATCTGAAAAAACTGTTCAACGAGAatgaggaaaacaaacgcaagcTGCTGCACGGTGCCAGTGACGTAGGAAATGCGGACGCGTACCGGAAGCAAGTGGAAAATCTTCAGCGGTAAGTGGACCAACAATAATGTTGTAAGGTTAACAAAATCTGACGTCTACTTTCGTTATTATTTCAGCGATAAGCAGAACCTCGAAGAGACGGTGCGCAAGCTGCAGCTCTCGATCGATCAGCTAAAGGACTCGGAAGCTTGCAGCTTCAGTAAATCCCAACGTAGCCGTGACATGATCGAGCAGGTGGCCTTTGAACGCAATCAGGCGGAGATCGAAATTAGGCGCCTTAAGGTAACCCAACACACTACTACCATTTTGACGTGGAAATTCTTAAATATCCTTTTTCTCTGTTGCAGGATGAGCTCGAGCGGCAGCATGAACGCGTCCGCGAGGTCCAACACGAAATGGCCAAACGCTTGGCAGAGGAGCGAGCTAGTGCCGAACGTCGCTATACTTACCATGTCGATCAGCTTGGAGGTGATCTCAGCAGCCAGTGGGAACACGCCACTAAGCTGCAGTTGGAGGTGGAACGCATGAAGCGCATCGAGTCTGACTACAAGCGCGAATTAAACCAAAAAAGCTGCCAGATTGACGAGCTAAAGATGGAGCTGAAGAACAAATCGGCCATCTTTATGTCCGATCTTAACCAGGGCAGTGCGGAAAAGCAATCGCTGGAGCAGGAGATCACATCCTTAAGGTAGGTCCTGAGTTGATTTTTTAAAGGGTCCTATTATAGGTCGCTAACGTCGTTTTCATGTGTTTTTCAGGCTGCAGCTGGAGCGTGCGGAACGTCAATCGAAAGTGGAAGTATCTCGCCTGAATGCTGAGATAACATCCCTTCGGCAGCGGCTCGATCGGGCTGACGCTGATCTGTTGCACTCGAAGCGGGAAAATCTCAAGCTCGCCGATGAAGTAGCATCCCTTGAGAAAGAAGTAAGTCCCATTTACAATTAACACACGATTTTGCTCCAGTGTTACAATTATTTCTTAACTATCTTTGCAGTTGACTCTGGGAGAACTCAACAGAGAAACGCGTCCTTCGAAAGagctcgcaaaaatcatttccgATATGGAAGCAAAGCACAGTAAGTAACGattgtttctgttgttttcttGTTCATATAAGTTTACGACTTACGTTCTTTAAACACGCTATGGGTAAGCTATTACACACACAATCTGATAAGACAATATTTCTGAAACTGGGACATCAAAAGTCTGCCTACTCTTTCGCATATATTTGCTTCGATCACGAGTCATTTAAACCAGTTAGATTTCGTATTCATAGATCATGTTGTTTGCTGAGTGTTCTATTACAAGCTTAAATGTGTCTGGTGATTGGGTTGCAATTTTTAAACTTACTGCACGCCTACTGTTTAATTtcctggttttgtttgttttttctctatttgatgaaattgaaatgaaaatccgCACGCTACCTTTTGCTTACGTATGGTTTTCGCGCCAAATTGAGTCATGCCCGCACAGGTGTGAATTTAACCACGTGCTACCACCGATTGTGGCGATGAAGTGCGCGAACAACTTCATCGCGCGTTACGATAGATGTTTCGAAATGATTAGAGTTGTTGCTGGGGCCGTTCTCAATAGTTTATCCATGAGCTATTTTCACGTTTGCGAGAGTGCATTCGTCTTAAAATCTAGGATGAAAAACACgtcgacataaaaaaaaaacggttccaCAAGTAATAGAATACTCCATTGATCTGTCACTGGCACGTGGCCCGTGCAAACCGTTTACCGCAGTCACGAAACATGCATCTCGGCCAGTTTTGCCACCTTTGCCAGCCTTGAAACAGAAGAAACTGCACGATCCAGTCGCATTCCCTAACCGCTCAAATCAAtgttcttcttctctcgctctctctctctctttctttccggTACTTGCATCCGTTCCAGCCAGCACCGTTTCCGAACTCGAGGGCATGATACAAGATCAAAAACAGCTCATGGAAAAACTAACTGCAGAATGCAAAAGCTTGACGCATAAGTTAGAGGACACCACACAGAAGCATAAGTACATGaagatttctttctttcctggttgtttatcttcttttttcacgAATTGTGTTTCATTGTATTTCGTTGTTAAATTATGTTCTAAAGCACATTATTCTGCAATATGTATAACAATAATTTTAGTAAAGATCTGCATGATATGTgatcaataatttaattacataGATGAAGATCAACACACTGGCGGCCACATCCTGGCTGAAATTCGAACGTGACATTTCGAAATTAAGCTTAAGCACGTGGTTTTTCAACCGTTATGGTGACAGTTGATCAGCACTGCTTTGCGAGTTCacatggcttccgttggttGATTTTGTGCACGCGTTGACTTCCCCGTACTAACACTAGCTCCTCCATTCATCATGCTCCTGCcctcttcatcttcatcccATTGAACAATGCACCGCGCATGTTTCCTTGGGCCAACCAGTGCCCTCAGACGCGATCGACGAAAACGGGTGCGCTTCACGGATACTAACTCAATCTACGAACACCAACGCCACCCTAGCGTCTGCAAGTCCCCGGAGCCCGAATTCAGCACCGATCGGCGACATCCAGCAGGATCCATCTGGCAGCTTCATCAGCAACACCGGCAGCAGCCCTTCTCGCCTCTGCTCGCGTCCCTTTGTGACGATAACCGATGGCAAAGGGAACACGTTGAGCGACGAGCACGTGGCCTGCGGCCAGACAGCACACCCTATTAAGATCGACGTCAATGTGCGCATTGGTCCCCGTACTACCGCTTCCGGTAGCTCTGGTGATGACCAGCGTGAGGCGGAGTGTCCTAATAATGTACCATAAAGCGAGCAGCCTAACACATCTTCCCTCGTGCCTTCTTTCCTAGCGCGTTGATTCTAGGTTTCGGAAGCGATAGTACGTAAGCCCACAAACTGTATTCGATTGCTCGATGGTATGCTTCCACGTGTTACACCTTTAGCATATTTTAGTAGTCTCATTTAATTGCACCTCAATTGGTTCATTTCGTACCCAACCTGTACATACACTCGGCCTCGTATCTTTAGCTCATGCCACGGCTTCCATATTCTTTCTTCATTTGTTCgccgttcccttttttcgtttcataatTATGCTCCCGTTTTGATTTCGCTTCGATGTGCTCCTCGAAAATTGCGCCCAGAGAGGAAAAGCGTGAGCTCCGCCAGACGAATTCCGAACTGATGGAGCGACTGAAGCAAATCTGGCACAACTACAAACAGATTAGTCCCGCATTTCGGAAATCGAGCCTGGTGTCGAGCAATGGCGGCGATCTGCCCGAGCTTTTGGAGGCAAACACTTTGATGCCGTTGGAACAGGACGCTTTCCAGCTAGACGACAATGAGCAGGTACGGTAACTGAACGGAAAGACCCAACTAACCTTCCGTTTCCgtgttctttctctttccttcttctcttctctctctatctttggTTTCTAATGCTGACTTTGCTGCCGTTCGTCAGGCAGGAGATAGATTATCTGCAGACAAATTTAGAATTTCTTTCCAAACATATAAACACTAGCAATGCTACTAGCAACGATACTAATCAATACGCTTCGACAAATCCCGCCACGGACGACAATCGCTACACTAGTGAGCTGCAGGGCACGTTATACGGTGCAGTAGATAGCGGTAGCTACGCAGGAGTTGGCGGATCAAGCGCAGCTCCTGACACGATCCCGGCCGCATACTCAAGCCCTTCCCCGAACCAATCGATTGCGCGAGATGATGTGAACAATTACGAAGGTAGCCCACGTTGGGGAATGGGGAGTCGCACACATATCCGCCCATTCGTAGGAAATGCGTACGTGCGCATAGGCTTCCCATTTGGTTTCGCTGCACAATCGCTGCACGCGTCTGTTGCACTCGCTGGAAGTGCTCATTCTCACCTGACCCAACCATGGGAACTCTGCTTGTGGACGCTTTTGCACGTTCTTCCCATAATTTGCCTTACCCCGGCTACGGCCTGTTTGGTTTCTGCAAGATTTATTAGCATAACTTCTACGTTTGGGCTATTTATTGTTTGTCGAAAATGCTTCTCAAATCATCCCGCGAACAGGCAATCGCTACCCCATTGTTTCTCAAGCTCGTTTGGTTTTCTCACGCAAGAAGTCGTCGCCGTTGGCGGGTCGTGGTGCtttggtggaagaaaaaaatctccctCGAGTATCGTTCGACCTCGCTTTTCGTTGCACCGCCGCTGAAGTTCTCGAGAGGGAGCACTCGTCGGCAGATAATTCGCGATGTTTTTTAATCACGATTCTTCATTACCCGCTCCACAGCAGTCAACTCAGGATCACGGCCAGGAAGCACCGCTGCCCGGTATCCACCACCGGCGGTCCCCAACGATCGAGTCCTGCCCTCGGACACTTTCGATGACGCAGCTTCCGGTGGAGTCGGAGCTGGAAGACAATACCCGCCACCATCGGGTGCCGGTGGCAAATCGTCACGACCCGAATCTCGAACATCCGATCGCCAGCAGTACGCCCCACCGAAGCAACCGCCTGAACTTTCCCGCAACAACTCCGTCGCCGAGTACGGCAAGTACGACGACAAACGGAGCGAGTCTCGGTTGTCTCGCAGCTCGGTCACCAACGAGGACGGAGGAGTGGGCGGGCGGGCGGGAGGACCTGTTTCAAAGGAGCCGGAGTATGGACGTGCTGTGGAACCAGAGCGGTTGTCGCGAACGAGTGATTCCACTAAACCGGACAGCACCGGAGGCGGTGGAGCGTCCGGAAGTAGTGGCCGATTGTCGCGAGAATCCGTGGCCGACCAGCGAACCTCGCGGCAGTCGATGCAGTCGTTGGCCGGATCACAGCAGTACGGTGCAACGGATCCAGCAGATCCCACCGCAGCTCAGTACGCGAGTCAGCAACCGTACGGAGAGTTCGGGTACCAGCAACAACCGCTGGATGATCAATCAGCCGCAGGGGCAGTTTATGGCGAAGGATACGACCAGCAGCAATATCCCGATCAACAGCAGTACGAAGGATATGCCGAGCAGTATGAACAACAGCAGGCCTATgatcagcagcagtaccaaGGCTATCAGCAGCCATATAATACACAGCAATACGCCCCTGAACAGGTTTATGATGAATCCAGCtacgccaccggaaccggtacaGTGCAGCAACCCCAGCAACCTGTGGCAccagcagctccagcagcagcagcaccagcagcaacaatcacTTCACAGTCACCTACCCAAATATCCGCACCAGCAGCCGTCGCACCCGCACCACCCGCCGCCGCCGCACCAGCACCTGCACCAGCAACAGTCACCGGCGGCAGCACTAAGCAGCAATCAGGAGCCACCGGAAAGTCTGCAGGCTCAGTGGAACAAAAGGAAGGTAACCGAACTGTGGGGAATACGCGTTCCGGTGCTTCGTCCCGGGCAGGAGCAAACGGACAGCGATACAAGCAACCATCTGGCGCGGGACGGTAAGTCGTCGGCGCATCCTTGCTGCAGCAATAGCATGCCTCGGCAGCAGCTGCCGAAGACGTGCGGGTTTCAGCCAATCGATAGCTACCCGACACTAAGCATAAGCAGCCCGAGCCTGTTTGGTAGCAGTCCGGACGTGAGTGAGACGCCGTCTCCAACGTCTACGGTGTTGAAAAACTACGACGCGGCTAGTCCCAACCCACAGTGAGGGGGTTTTCCTGGAGAGTTTTTCAATGAGCAGGCAATAGTCTAccgttggtttgtttgtcgcGAGACGTAATGTTGTGGGTTTGACCGTACGCAGTTGTTTTCATGTGCAGCTTTCTGTTTGCTCCCTTCGCTCCATCGAGCATTTTGTAGTGATTCTGATGTTctgaaaaaatgaataaaaagtATTAACGATTCTTGGCCTTTCATTTCTTCTTCGGTTCTTCCTTCTAGAGAAACATTTCAGATTTCACAAACAAGAGTTAGTGCTGTGAGTAATATGGTATTTCTGAAATATTCTAATAAGATTTGTCACATGTTCAATTTTCTACTTTTATGAACTAtcatgcgtctccattgcaACTGCTCTAGACACGTGCTTAAgagtaatttttattattcttcaacagGAATGCGAAAAGATTTTTAGACCTGTTTAACATAGAAATGAAAGAACGTTTGTGAAACTTGGCAAAGCTCAAATCAATCATTGTCAAACAAGAAGAGCTGCTAAgtaataattttcaaaaattctCGCTTAACTATACGTCAACATGCATTTTCTTTGACAGTCAGGTCTAACCTGTACCTTAACGTACCCTTAGGATAAATgtcataatttttgtttgtcatcATCTTCGCGTGCAATTCACCGCAAAATATCCTGTCGTTTGCAACCAGTTTAATTCAGTGTTTAATATCGAAAAATGGCTTTGGCAGAGCTTTGTGGCCTTCCTCGAGGCAGCCTTTTCAACGGTGcttcgatggaaaatgatttcttCAACCGTGATATTTCGATTAACACGCAAAACTTACAAAACAATATGTCGCTCGCAGTTCCGCCGTTTCAAGATGTAAGGTTAAGCATTCGTATGTTTTTAAAGTGGAATATTTCTGATTTTTTCGCATTGGCTCTTGTTTTTCTACCATTCACAGCCCGCTTTGAATCTTGCGAAGTTACAGGCCGCCGGAGAGTCAAGTGGAATTAAGATGGAATTCGATCACGGAACCACTACGCTCGGATTCCGTTTCCAAGGTGGCGTAATTCTCGCTGTCGATTCCCGTGCCACCGGTGGTCAGTTCATCGGATCACAGACGATGAAGAAGATTGTCGAAATTAATGACTATCTATTGGGCACATTGGCCGGTGGAGCGGCTGACTGTGTGTACTGGGATCGCGTTCTAGCCAAGGAGTGTCGCATCTACGAGCTGCGCAACAAGGAGCGGATTTCTGTGGCGGCTGCAAGTAAAATCATGTCCAATATTGTCTATTACTACAAGGGTATGGGACTGAGCATGGGAATGATGTTGGCCGGCTATGACAAAAGGGTAAACATTTGAAATGCTTTAATTTATTCACTATATTTACTTAGAACTCCtaaatttgtttgcttttcaggGACCACAGTTGTATTACATCGATTCAGAAGGCACCCGCACACCTGGAAAGGTGTTCTCAGTTGGAAGTGGTTCGATCTACGCTTATGGTGTTCTAGATTCCGGCTACCACTGGGATTTGACTGACGAAGAAGCACAAGATCTCGGCCGGCGCGCGATTTACCACGCCACTCACCGTGATGCTTATTCAGGTGGTATCGTTCGCGTTTACCATATCAAACCAACCGGGTGGGTGAACATCTCCAACCAGGATTGCATGGACTTGCACTTCCAGTTCAAGGAGGAAAAGAACAAGAAGTTTGGTGAATCCGCATAACAGGTTAGGTTTTGTGTTTAATTATGAAAAGATATTTTTGCGATACTTGCGAATAAAACATCAGTGCACTCATATAGTTGTGTTgtctaaaattatttttttcctgtcgattggaatatttctcggtaattaaaatataaaaaataaatctataaTACATACTTTCACTTACTTTTGTAATAATaatgtatttaattttatagaAAAGCATAAGCTAACAAATTAATGTTGCAAATGTAAACATTTGACCTATTTTACATGGATTCGGCTCTTCAGCGAACACAATGTTGTCATTTAAACGTCATACTGAGTGCTGTCATATAAGTTTTCTTTTAACTTCGCCGTGAATCAAATCCGTTCGTAATTAGTGCTgctgtaatttaattttcgtgGAATATGTGCCGATTGTGAAGTGTGGTGTACGATCTACATAGTGCCGGTAACACGTAAAGTACGGTGCCTTTAAGGTACGGTTCGATCGTGCAGTGGAATCGTATCTTTTTTAGAGGTCATACAGTGGAAGTGCATCGAAACGTCACTAGTTCACACGTCAGCCGGAATCCGTAGCTGTTTTTCGGTTCCCGTTTGACACACTAAAGTTGGTAGAATAATAGCAGCGACTGTGTAAATCATCTCGGACGAAAAGAAGTGTTATTTGCTTATAAAATGGTAATATGTTCAACTATAATTCTAGTCGGTGTGAATGAATACATAACGGATCTTATTTTTGTCTCGTTTTCAGGTGTTGATAGCAGCCGCTGTTTGTACGAAAGCGGGGAAAAGTAAGTTGCGATTCCAACAGTTTGCACAAGTGATCTTCGTCTATTGGCCTGGATCGACCTGAATCATACTATTTTTGTTATCGTGATatttaaccctttttttcttcagcaaTCGTTTCCCGGCAGTTCGTAGAAATGACGAAGGCCCGCATAGAAGGACTGTTAGCTGCGTTTCCGAAGCTAATGACCTCTGGTAAGCAGCACACATTTGTCGAGACGGATTCTGTGCGTTACGTTTATCAACCCCTGGAAAAGCTGTACATGCTGCTTATCACGACGAAAGCGAGCAACATTCTGGAGGATTTGGAGACGCTCCGGCTTTTCTCGAAGGTAATTCCTGAGTACTGCAGATCGCTGGAGGAGAAAGAGATCATCGAAAATGCTTTCGATTTGATCTTTGCTTTTGATGAGATCGTCGCACTAGGGTATCGTGAAAGCGTTAACCTAGCGCAGATAAAAACCTTCGTTGAGATGGATTCGCACGAGGAGAAGGTTTATCAGGCGGTGCGACAAACACAGGAACGAGAGGCGAAGCAGAAGATGCGTGAACGGGCAAAGGAATTGCAGCGTCAACGTATGGAGATGAAGAAGGGACAGTCGGGTGGGCGCGGTATTGGAGGTGGCAGCGGTCCGGAAGGATTTGGCCACAGGTTTAGCAGCAGTGGGGGCATTTCGAGTGATAGCATTTCATCGCTTAGCACACCGTCGTCCAACATCGCTGAAATCAACAAACCAGCTCCGGCAGCAGCGTAAGTGAAtcttttaattcatttttaaatagaTTTCAATTTGGCTCGTCAAAAATAATCATATGTTTTAAATTCTCTACCAGAACAAATTACTCGTTCATCAAAAGGTTTAACGCACTCTTGCTTCAATTTCAGGAAGGCAACTGCTCCTCGAAATGCGCTAAAacttggtggaaaatcccgtGATGCCGATACATTCGTGGATCAGCTGAAGAACGAAGGTGAAAAGGTAGTTTCCACTCCGCTAccaactgcagcagcatcggccgcagcaaaagcaaagccTATTTCGGATGTCCCAATGGATTCGTAAGTATCTTTAATtgataaatgttttatattcGACATTATTGAACATTCCGTCCATTTACCTGTCCATAGCGTCCATTTACGAATGGAGGATAAGGTTGTTATTCGCATTGGCCGCGACGGTGGCGTACAAACGTTCGAGTTGTCGGGGTTGCTTTCGTTGCGTATATCAGATGAAAAGTTCGGCCGTATCAAAGTTCAGCTGGACAACGCAGATCAGCGGGGAATCCAGTTGCAGACGCACCCGAATGTGGACAAAGAATTGTTCCGTAGCGTGAACCAGATAGGGTTGAAAAATCCCGCCAAGCCATTCCCGCTCAACACGGACGTTGGTGTGCTAAAGTGGCGTTATCAGACGCAGGATGAATCGGCCGTCCCATTGACAAGTAAGCATGTGCAATCAATTTTTTGGTTAGCTTTTATCGTTGAATTTATTTAACACTTTCttatttctttatttgctATTTCAGTTAACTGTTGGCCTTCCGAAAATGCAGAAGGCGGTTGTGATGTCAACATTGAGTATGAACTGGAGCACACACGATTGGAACTACAAGACGTTTGCATTACGATTCCACTACCGTAAGTAACGTACAGTTTTTTCAATGCTGGGTAAATGttctaattttgtttgtatcTTTTTTATCTATACAGAATGGGTATTACTCCATCAATTGCCGAGTGCGACGGTGACTATAACCACGATTCACGAAAGAATCAGCTGCTGTGGAACCTGCCGGTGATTGATGCTTCCAGCAAACAGGGTTCGATGGAATTCACAGTACCAAGCTCAATTCCGGGTGactttttcccgctcgatgTATGTATAAGTGCCTTTAGGAACCTTTTATGTTTATTCTAATTTAACCGAACTACATGACGAATTATATGTTTGCATTTTAGGTGACATTCTCGTCCAAAATTCCTTACGCCGATTTGGCTCCCGTCAAGGTGGTTATGGTGGATGACGGTAGCGAAGTAAAGTTTTCTACCGaaaccgttttttacactgaTAAGTTTGAGATAGTATAAACTGCCTTTCGGCAAGTTCGGTGAGGTTAGCGTTACGCTACGATACACATACATTTCTGCTTACATTTGATGCCGCGATTCCACAGTAGAGACAGGGATATATAGAACAGTTTAGCCGTTAAGCAGTAAGCATACGTCTCCAGCAGATATGCAGTGCCTGTATACAGGGCTCCAATGATAGTTTGTATTCCATTATGTACCGACGTCATGCTGCTAGAACGTGCCCGAGGATGCAGCGTTGGAGCTTagattatgttgtttttctcctttttattATCAAGTGCATATATATCCTCTATTTTGTATGTTATTCTTTTAATGCAACCAAttcaaaaagaaatccaattaTAGAGGGGATATATTCTATATTAGCAAAGCTGTAATATGGCAAATTACTAACGCAAACACGTGCATGTGAAAATGTTAATCCAAACATGAatatgataaataaattaaaataattctaAGAGCCAAAGGTATTGGTATCTTTTAAACTTGTATGTTTTAATAATACTGCATAACACTGTCTATATACATCTGGTTTGTTTACATATCTTACCCATCTACACCTTGACAGAAAACAATAACATAACCCCGATTTCGCGCATTATATTACGCGGTTACTTTTAACTATTGCGCCTGCAAATTCGTTGATGCAGCTCCTAAAATATTAAGAAAAAATGTCGTAGAACCTAGGCCATCAGCACCTTAA
This window harbors:
- the LOC128731559 gene encoding myosin-15, with translation MKTGYGLNTSDSLGYLGYSSKPHSSLTYLGSKGYSAPSSGIRSRSAFDRDAIISKVKKPKLRKPSIDKVDTPLYKKKTFDFTDYAYREAVNRLKFLLTEAYEPTKLATSFYYRNVDDGKSEVSDSQSVIERPSITEVSKYFPTTTVSRYGSTLGRRYSFLNKDLQTAQVGGSVGALKPALSNSSLHPATSAHIPQALDLAQPPPELLGFIEKQESYIEQLERESQYCREELSTLLKKVKEVVSENEALTDRSRSKALYQLDSSESEDVDYTDRSKGKGPLSGPSIVFESRISELEAQLAQSQIDLKKLFNENEENKRKLLHGASDVGNADAYRKQVENLQRDKQNLEETVRKLQLSIDQLKDSEACSFSKSQRSRDMIEQVAFERNQAEIEIRRLKDELERQHERVREVQHEMAKRLAEERASAERRYTYHVDQLGGDLSSQWEHATKLQLEVERMKRIESDYKRELNQKSCQIDELKMELKNKSAIFMSDLNQGSAEKQSLEQEITSLRLQLERAERQSKVEVSRLNAEITSLRQRLDRADADLLHSKRENLKLADEVASLEKELTLGELNRETRPSKELAKIISDMEAKHSNTVSELEGMIQDQKQLMEKLTAECKSLTHKLEDTTQKHKEEKRELRQTNSELMERLKQIWHNYKQISPAFRKSSLVSSNGGDLPELLEDDSSLPAPQQSTQDHGQEAPLPGIHHRRSPTIESCPRTLSMTQLPVESELEDNTRHHRVPVANRHDPNLEHPIASSTPHRSNRLNFPATTPSPSTASTTTNGASLGCLAARSPTRTEEWAGGREDLFQRSRSMDVLWNQSGCRERVIPLNRTAPEAVERPEVVADCRENPWPTSEPRGSRCSRWPDHSSTVQRIQQIPPQLSTRVSNRTESSGTSNNRWMINQPQGQFMAKDTTSSNIPINSSTKDMPSSMNNSRPMISSSTKAISSHIIHSNTPLNRFMMNPATPPEPVQCSNPSNLWHQQLQQQQHQQQQSLHSHLPKYPHQQPSHPHHPPPPHQHLHQQQSPAAALSSNQEPPESLQAQWNKRKVTELWGIRVPVLRPGQEQTDSDTSNHLARDGKSSAHPCCSNSMPRQQLPKTCGFQPIDSYPTLSISSPSLFGSSPDVSETPSPTSTVLKNYDAASPNPQ
- the LOC128730277 gene encoding proteasome subunit beta type-5, which produces MALAELCGLPRGSLFNGASMENDFFNRDISINTQNLQNNMSLAVPPFQDPALNLAKLQAAGESSGIKMEFDHGTTTLGFRFQGGVILAVDSRATGGQFIGSQTMKKIVEINDYLLGTLAGGAADCVYWDRVLAKECRIYELRNKERISVAAASKIMSNIVYYYKGMGLSMGMMLAGYDKRGPQLYYIDSEGTRTPGKVFSVGSGSIYAYGVLDSGYHWDLTDEEAQDLGRRAIYHATHRDAYSGGIVRVYHIKPTGWVNISNQDCMDLHFQFKEEKNKKFGESA
- the LOC128728166 gene encoding coatomer subunit delta, translated to MVLIAAAVCTKAGKTIVSRQFVEMTKARIEGLLAAFPKLMTSGKQHTFVETDSVRYVYQPLEKLYMLLITTKASNILEDLETLRLFSKVIPEYCRSLEEKEIIENAFDLIFAFDEIVALGYRESVNLAQIKTFVEMDSHEEKVYQAVRQTQEREAKQKMRERAKELQRQRMEMKKGQSGGRGIGGGSGPEGFGHRFSSSGGISSDSISSLSTPSSNIAEINKPAPAAAKATAPRNALKLGGKSRDADTFVDQLKNEGEKVVSTPLPTAAASAAAKAKPISDVPMDSVHLRMEDKVVIRIGRDGGVQTFELSGLLSLRISDEKFGRIKVQLDNADQRGIQLQTHPNVDKELFRSVNQIGLKNPAKPFPLNTDVGVLKWRYQTQDESAVPLTINCWPSENAEGGCDVNIEYELEHTRLELQDVCITIPLPMGITPSIAECDGDYNHDSRKNQLLWNLPVIDASSKQGSMEFTVPSSIPGDFFPLDVTFSSKIPYADLAPVKVVMVDDGSEVKFSTETVFYTDKFEIV